In Clostridium omnivorum, the DNA window GATTAAATGCTCTATGTGCCCTTTTGTTTTTATAAATTTTTTTCGTAAGCTTCAACCATTCTTTTAACCATTTGTCCGCCTACAGAACCATTTTCTCTTGAAGTAAGATCCCCATTATATCCTTGACTTAAGTTAACTCCAACTTCTTTTGCAGCTTCCATTTTAAATCTATCTAAACCTTCTTTTGCTTGTGGTATTAATACTTTATTACTTCTACTTGACATAATCAATTACCTCCTTTTTATTTTATAGTATTATGTTTACCATATAAATTAGAATTATTTTAGTAATCTATTAGTAATGTAACTTAGAATGTTCAAAAATAAAAAAATGTGGTAAACTTTTAAATACGATTCTATTTTAAAATAATAATTTTTTTATGAAATAGTACATTATATATATAAATAGGATATAATGTATAGCAGAATGAATATTTCGATTGGGAGATGGTATTTTGGGTAGACGAAAGATTATGCTCACTGGTGGAGGAACTGCTGGACATGTTACTCCAAACTTGGCTCTAATACCTGGACTTAAGGAATTAGGATATGACATAGAATACATAGGAACTGCTGATGGGATTGAGAGAAAAATAATCGAGGAAAATAATATCAAATATCATATAATTTCCAGTGGAAAATTAAGAAGGTATTTTGATTTGAAAAACTTTTCTGATCCCTTTAAAGTAATAAAGGGAGTTTGGCAAGCTGTTAGTATTATAAAAAAACAAAAACCAGATATTGTGTTTTCAAAGGGTGGATTCGTAGCAGTACCAGTTGTTATAGGGGCATCCTTGAATAAGGTACCTGTTGTAGCACATGAATCCGATATAACGCCTGGACTTGCCAATAGGTTATCAATTCCTTATTGTACAAAGATATGTGTTACTTTTCCGGAATCCTTAGAGCATGTAAAGAAGAGTAAGGGAGTTTTAACTGGCACTCCTATTAGAAAAGAGTTATTTGAGGGCAGTAAGCTGACAGCAATGAAGATATGTAATTTTAAAGAGTCAAAGCCTATTTTGATGGTAATAGGCGGAAGTCTTGGATCAAAAGTAATTAATGATGCAGTTAGAAACAATATTAACTCGTTACTTTTGAAGTACAACATTATTCATATATGTGGCAAAAAAAATTTAGATGAGAAGCTTGAAAATAGGAATGGTTATGTTCAATTTGAATATGTAGATGCAGAATTGCCTCACTTCTTAGCAGCGGCAGATTTAGTTCTTTCAAGAGCAGGGGCAAATGTGCTATTTGAGCTTTTGGCACTTAAAAAACCAAATATTCTTATACCACTTTCTGCGAAGTCTAGTAGAGGGGATCAAATACTCAATGCTGCATCCTTTGAAAAGAGTGGCTATAGCATGGTGATTCAAGAAGAGCAATTGAATGATCAGACTTTAAAAAATAAATTAGATGAACTTTATGATAATAGGAACAAATACGTCAAAAATATGAATTCTAGCAATTTAAATAATGGAGTTGAAAATATTTTAAAGGTAATCGAAGAAACTCGTGTAAAAAGATAAGATAAATAAAAACTTGGAGTAAAATCCAAGTTTTTTATTTTATAGAACTATAGTATAATAATAATTAAGAATATTTAGATAAAACTGAATAAAAGGTATAGCCATTAATCCAAATTATCTTTGATATAATATAATACTTTTCTTAATGTTTCAATTAAAAGATATTAAAATAATTACATTACAAGGGGGGACAAAATATGAAAATTGATTTTTATGGAGCAGCAGGATGCGTTACAGGTTCTAGTCATTTACTAAATATTAATGGGAAAAATGTACTTTTAGATTGTGGTTTATATCAGGGACGGGATGAGAAAGAAAGAGGTAATGAAACCTTTCCTTTTAATCCAAAGGATATTGATTATGTAATTCTATCTCACGCACATATAGATCATAGTGGAAGGATACCCCTTCTTTATAAAAAGGGATTTAAAGGTCAGGTATTATGTACTGAAGTGACAAAAGATCTGTGCAGTGTAATGCTGCCAGATAGCGGACATATTCAAGAAATGGAAGTAGAGTGGAAAAATCGAAAGAGAGAAAGACAAGGTCTCCAGACGATAGAACCATTGTATACAGCTAAGATTGCTGAGCTTTCATTGTATCTGTTTACTGGATATAAGTATGATGAAGTTATAGATGTTTATGATGGTCTTAAAATTAGATTTAAAGATGCTGGACATCTACTTGGAGCAGCAATAGTAGAGCTTTTTATAAAGGAGACAGGTAAAGAAGAAGTAAAGGTTGTTTTTAGTGGTGACTTAGGCAATAAAAATATACCAATTATTAAAGATCCGAGCTTTATAGATTATGCTGATTATGTAATTATGGAAACTACCTATGGAAATAGGGTTCATGAAAATATTACAGATGAATTGGCACAGCTCATTACTATAATTAAAGATACCTTCAAAAGAGGAGGAAATGTAGTTATTCCATCATTTTCTGTAGGTAGAACTCAAGAGGTATTATATGCTTTAAATAACTATATCGAAAATGATTATTTAAAAGATGTTAAAGTGTATGTAGATAGTCCGCTAGCTATAGAGTCAACAAAAATTTTTGAAAAATATAGTAACTTATATGATGATGAGGCAAAATCTATAATAGATAAAGGGGATAATCCGCTTGAATTTGATGGCCTGCTTTTCACAAATTCTCCCGAAGACTCAGCAAAGATTAATAAAATTCAAAGTGGTGCTATTATTATTTCTGCTAGTGGTATGTGTGAAGCAGGTAGAATAAAGCATCATTTAAAGCATAATTTATGGAGAAAAGAAAGTTCTATTGTTTTTGTTGGGTATCAAGCAGAAGGAACTCTTGGAAGATCTATTTTAGATGGGGCTAAGAAAGTTAAGCTATTTGGAGAAGAGATAGCAGTCAATGCAAATATTTATGCTCTTCAAGGATTATCTGGTCATGCAGATAAAAATGGTCTTTTGGAATGGGTAAATGGATTTAAAAAGAAACCTAAAGAAATATTATTAGTACATGGAGATATGGAAGCAAGATTAAACTTCAAAGAGATGTTAGATAATAAAGGCTATAATTCTAGAATTATCAATTTTGGAGAAACCTATTTCATAAACGATAAGGAAGCGAAACTTTCAGTAAGAGAAAAGCTTATTAAATACATTGTTTCTGCTGACATAGAAAATATGGATAAAGAAACACTGCTTAAGAATATAGAGAGTATTTTGGAATAAGCAGATAAAAATTAAATGTATACTAAAATTTTAAGTTTTAGTATACATTTTTTTTATTTTATACTAAGTTTCCCATAAGCTTGATTTTAAACCATTAGTTTTAACTAATAATAATATAGCAATTAACCAAAATATATTTGCGAGGTGATTTAAATGAAAAAAATTTATACTTTTTTAGTTAGTTTATTTATTCTAATTGGTGCAAAATCTATAGTTAATGCTGAGCCTATTACTTATACAGTTAAACCTGGAGACAGTATGTGGTTTATAGCTGTTAAATATCAAATAGGAGTACAAGAAATAATAGATGCTAATAAGCAAATTAAAAATCCTAATATGATAATACCTGGACAAAAACTTTCAGTGCCAAATATTGATGACATAAAGAAGGTGGAAAATGAAGTTGTTAGACTATGCAATATAGAAAGAAGCAAGAGGGGAATAGCTCCGTTAACTGCAAATTGGCAGCTTTCAAGAGTGGCAAGATATAAAGCACAAGATATGAGGGATAAAAATTACTTCAACCATTATTCACCAACCTATGGTTCACCTTTTGACATGATGAAGAAATTTGGACTTAGCTTCTATCAAGCAGGAGAAAATATTGCTATGGGACAAAGAACTCCACAAGAAGTAGTAAGTTCTTGGATGAACTCCACAGGACATAGAGCAAATATATTAAATCCTAATTTTAAAGAAATAGGAGTAGGATTTGCAAAGGATGGTAGTAACTATTGGAGTCAAATGTTTATGACTAGATAAAAATAATAATATAAAGAAGGAATTTGCAAGTTTATGTAGAATATTATACTAAAAGCGGGCTTTGTATACTAACTAAGTTAAAAGCCTGTTTAATATAAGAAAAAATATGTACAAGTTTCTTTAATATTACAAGAATTTTAACATTGTTAAAATTTTAGAAATTTGTCCAATTCTTACTTGAATTATTTCTGTCATGGTATATAATGAAAGGGTAGAAAACA includes these proteins:
- a CDS encoding alpha/beta-type small acid-soluble spore protein, whose amino-acid sequence is MSSRSNKVLIPQAKEGLDRFKMEAAKEVGVNLSQGYNGDLTSRENGSVGGQMVKRMVEAYEKNL
- a CDS encoding undecaprenyldiphospho-muramoylpentapeptide beta-N-acetylglucosaminyltransferase encodes the protein MLTGGGTAGHVTPNLALIPGLKELGYDIEYIGTADGIERKIIEENNIKYHIISSGKLRRYFDLKNFSDPFKVIKGVWQAVSIIKKQKPDIVFSKGGFVAVPVVIGASLNKVPVVAHESDITPGLANRLSIPYCTKICVTFPESLEHVKKSKGVLTGTPIRKELFEGSKLTAMKICNFKESKPILMVIGGSLGSKVINDAVRNNINSLLLKYNIIHICGKKNLDEKLENRNGYVQFEYVDAELPHFLAAADLVLSRAGANVLFELLALKKPNILIPLSAKSSRGDQILNAASFEKSGYSMVIQEEQLNDQTLKNKLDELYDNRNKYVKNMNSSNLNNGVENILKVIEETRVKR
- a CDS encoding MBL fold metallo-hydrolase RNA specificity domain-containing protein — protein: MKIDFYGAAGCVTGSSHLLNINGKNVLLDCGLYQGRDEKERGNETFPFNPKDIDYVILSHAHIDHSGRIPLLYKKGFKGQVLCTEVTKDLCSVMLPDSGHIQEMEVEWKNRKRERQGLQTIEPLYTAKIAELSLYLFTGYKYDEVIDVYDGLKIRFKDAGHLLGAAIVELFIKETGKEEVKVVFSGDLGNKNIPIIKDPSFIDYADYVIMETTYGNRVHENITDELAQLITIIKDTFKRGGNVVIPSFSVGRTQEVLYALNNYIENDYLKDVKVYVDSPLAIESTKIFEKYSNLYDDEAKSIIDKGDNPLEFDGLLFTNSPEDSAKINKIQSGAIIISASGMCEAGRIKHHLKHNLWRKESSIVFVGYQAEGTLGRSILDGAKKVKLFGEEIAVNANIYALQGLSGHADKNGLLEWVNGFKKKPKEILLVHGDMEARLNFKEMLDNKGYNSRIINFGETYFINDKEAKLSVREKLIKYIVSADIENMDKETLLKNIESILE
- the safA gene encoding SafA/ExsA family spore coat assembly protein; translated protein: MKKIYTFLVSLFILIGAKSIVNAEPITYTVKPGDSMWFIAVKYQIGVQEIIDANKQIKNPNMIIPGQKLSVPNIDDIKKVENEVVRLCNIERSKRGIAPLTANWQLSRVARYKAQDMRDKNYFNHYSPTYGSPFDMMKKFGLSFYQAGENIAMGQRTPQEVVSSWMNSTGHRANILNPNFKEIGVGFAKDGSNYWSQMFMTR